The Silene latifolia isolate original U9 population chromosome X, ASM4854445v1, whole genome shotgun sequence genome contains the following window.
CAATAACGATAGATAAAAAAAGTACAGCATTATCACTTACTTCCAATATTGGGATGCTTAATATTGTTCTTCTTGATGAACTGACATTTAGAGTAAAGCTAGCACTAACTTCCTAATACCAATAATTTTAATAAAAGACTCTCACTAACAGAAAATCATCTAAATATTACCCCAGAACCTATAATATGCTATAGATTATGAAATAAAATAACAGACCGTCAACAAGGACAAACTGCAAAACGGATATGGCTGCTTCTTAGTTCCTGATACTATGTCCAATAAATTTTCAAATTCCCTATTAGAGTACATCATATACCTTTACGAGATTAATAATATCATCGTCAATAGCAGTATGAACAGGGACTTTGGTATACATATCCCTATATTCTCTTTTCCCTTTCCCTCTCTCCCCGCTGACATTCACCCCTTGCTCTACTTCTCGTCCTTTTGTCTGTTATATCCTTTCTTTCATCTCTCCCTCTCTACTATGGAGTACTCCCTCGATCCCACTTTTATTGTCCCCTTTCCCTTCAAATTTTATCCCAATTTAATTGTTCCCATTCTAAATCTAGTAATGCAAAACTTCAATTATCTAATATTGCCCCTAGATACTAACACTATAGCCACCATAAGAGTAATATCTCAACTCTTCATTAATTTGAGGGGTGAAGTTGGTAGTTCACCACTTAAATCCTCCCAAAATAGAAAGGGAGACCATAAaaatgggatggagggagtatcaaTCATCCAAAGAAAAGTACGTGAAAGATTACAACCACGAAAACTTAAATTTACCCCCTGTGTCCAAACGTCTGCACCTAAAGGGCTCTAGTGTCTAAAGGCCTCACAAGTTGCAAATGCCACAAATGTGTGCGATTTAGACCTAAAGGGCTTTAGTGTCTAAAGGCCTCAAACGTTGCAAATGCCACAAATGTGTGCGATTTAGATAGTAGCACTCGTTCACACTTAACACAATTAGAAAACCTCGAACAGCAGTCTAACAAGCTATGGCTAAACTATTAGTGCTACAGAATACATCATAGAAACCACATTCAAGAACAAAGAAATCTACTCGAATATGCAatgaaaaaaaacaagaaaacaaacaACCAACCAACAACATTCTCAAGTACTAAAAGACGGACCTCGAGTAAGCAACTTGGCTTCCCTCTGATACTCCTCCCTACCCGCCTCCAAAACCGGCCTAGGCACATAAACCGGCCACCAACCCGGCAACCTTTTCATCCGTTCCCCTCGTTCCTTATTCCTCGACACCGCCATTTCCCAATCCCGCTCCACATTCCTCCCTACATCCCCCACTCTCTTCCCTCCACCTTCCACAACCCCTCTCTTCGCAACCACCACTTCCTTCCCTCCTAAACTCCGATCCATCCTCGTAACCACCTCTTCCTTCCCAAACCCACCCCTCCACCCTCCcccaaaccctaaccctaatttcaCCAAAACCCTAatcacaacaaccacaacacaactCCAAACCAAAACCCCACCCACAAACCTAACCGACTTCTCCGAACACGATACAATAACCCGATTACTCCCACCTTCAACCCTAATCAACCCTCTTAAATCCTCATACGCCTCAATCCCATCATCCACAAATTCCCTAATTTTACCCTCGATTACAGAAATCGGCGTTTTCGACTTCAATTGATCAACATCGAGGATAAACTGTAGCTTACTCGAGTAATCATGAGCCGATGAATTCGACGAATTGCTATCATTTttattagggtttcggagagagtTACGACGACGGCGACGGCGGTGAGGGGAGAAGGAAAGGGAAATTAATAAAGGGGTTTTGTGGTATGAGTATGGGGTTTTAGGGTAGAGGTGTGAAATGGAGTTTGCGTAGTATTGGTTATGGTGGAGGGATGTTATGGAGCTGCCCGCCATTGATGGAGCTTGGAAGGTAGGTGAGTGTGTGAAGCGAAAGTGAACGTTTGAAGAAGATGGTTATTAAATCGTTATCTGCCGGGCCCGCGAAACAAGATTATCAGGAAGGAATTCCACAAAATTTGGTGCCGGATAGGAGGAGTATAGGAGTGCTACGGTCTAGACCCGGCAAAAGAAACCTGAATTAATTGATTTGAGACTTAAATAAGAAAATCCGAACTTGACTTACCATAACTTTGTTGACCCGAAACAGTCCAAACAGACCTCATTCGAGAGGGCTCGATGTGAAATTGATGCAAAAAAAAATATCTGAAATGATTGTTGATCGAACACCCAATATTGAGTAACTTGAATAATACTTGAAAGCCTGATTCAAGATGAATCGAattcaatttaattgaatgataccCGAACTTAAATACATGTGAACCTATCGATATGAATTATAAAAAAATCTCGTTAAAATACTCCCATTTTAGGAGTTTCTTCCTTGATTAATGACATTTTGAATTGTTACATGCAAAttgaaaagtaaaaaaaaaaatatctagaAGTGAAAAAATTAGAACTCGAAATTCACTTAAATTGGTATTAACTCGACTAGAAATAGACAACCCAATTAAAGTGCTAATTAAAATGAACATGATCGAAGTCGAACTGAGACGGACACTAGGGTCAACCCGATCAAAATAAATCTGATTTACAAAATCTAGGTTTGTTAAGTGATTTTCCTGCGCATAATTTAACATAAGTCAAAAACTACAACAGAGTTCACAGCCGGTGGTAACAATTCCAACCAAGCAGTTTTGCCAACAAGCCTAGTCAGCCGTACATGAGCTAAAATTTGAGCCACACAATTATCGACCTGACTCGTACATGACCAACTAACTCAATAGAAATCATTACATAACACAATAATGTCATCAATAATCAACGAGAAAATACTTATTGTAATACCCCTGATTTCCTAGCTGTGCACTCGGCTGAGTACAACTGAGTACTCGACTGAGTGGCacaaactcgaccgagtaaagtggaCCGAGTACGTCTGGGTTTAACCCAGAGTCTGACAAGggcgcactcggtcgagtggctgaTGCACAGAACCGAGTGCTGGGCACTTGACCGAGTACTCTCGAGCACTTAACCGAGTGACCCTGTACAGACCCAGAAATCGCGAGTTGGGCTCCGTGTTATTGGGCCTTACTATATATACCTTTCTTTCAGTTTCTTCCTCATTTTCCCCAAATCCTAAACTCTCTCTAACTCGCTCAAACTCTCTCTAAACATCCCCAATCATCTCTCATGAAGATTTAgcttggaaattgaatattcaacatcatcttttatcttttctttaccTTTTTCACCTTGTGAGTCAAGATCTATCATTTTTATCTCTTTTATTGTTTTCCTAATCCTAGAAGTTGAGAGTATTTGGGGGTGTTGTTAATTGGGTAAATTAATTGGGATTTTGAGTAATTAGATAGTGGTAATAAGTAATTATATGTATTGTATTGTTGTAAGACATGATTATGATAGAAATTATTTGATTAGTTGTAGCCTTGTAGGGGGGGACTTCATAGAGGATGATTCTTAATTTTATGCTTGTGCTTAtggagatttgctaaaaggtaggattTTCATCCTCGGTTTTAATAATATATGGATGCTTACTCATATGGTACATatgtcattgttgttgtggttagTCTCACATGAATGTTGTAATTGCATAATAACATGTTATTGGGTACATGTGTCGTAGAGTATTGTTGTAGTGTTGGATTTGTAATATGTTAATGGGGGATTATATATTAACGCATTATTGAAATTATTGTtattgcattgtaacatgataGTGGAAATTGTCATTGGCCTCATATAGTTGTCAGATTTCCATTATAACATGACAGTGAGGTTCATGTTGTTGGATGGTGTCTTACGTGGCATATTGTGATGTGCATTGATCCTATGTGATTGTTGGTGGATGTTGGAGGTAGTTGGTGGAGTTGTGGCGTGCTTGTGTTGtatggttgttgaggagacgtaaggcggttctGGAGACCGTTTTACGCTCGGGTCGTTCCTTGGAATTTCCCACTCCAAGTAAGACGTGCACATTTATGGCTTGAgaatggagggactcgtgtggtgtcACTACGTCTAGCAGGGGTCCGGTTAGCGCCCGAGTTCGGTACCACGGGTGCGTCCCGCGTACCTGATTTACGGGTTGCGGTCCGGCTGtttggtgacggtgttgtgatgTCGTCACCGGGTTATATGGATGTGGAGTTGGGGCAGACGTAGATTTGTGATCCGTGTGCTTCATTGTTGCATTGTATATTCATATCCACATGTCATGTCTGGAGTGTTTGTATTATTGAAACTCACGTGTGTTGGTTATGTATAAATGTCACCTTCTTTAATTGAGGTggcctgtgatgaaccatatgatatttccggaCATATGAGGAGTAGTTTGAGCACATGTTTGGACTTAATGACGAGCGGGACGAGTCGAGTCACGAGCATTGGTGTCCATTCGAGTTGTCACATGCTAGTCGACGTAGATTTCATTAGAAAGGTTGTAGTAGTCCAAGACttctattatttatttatttattatgtaaatcACTAAACATGTGTTTATATAAAATGTTACTTAATTGGAGTTGCGATTCATTgcttcgggaaaccgagatggtgacattccCGATTACCTTGGCTGGGTAAGAGGGGTGTTACACTTATTCCTTTACTTGTACCGTTCAGTTCTATAATAACCCGGAGGCAATCACTGTCGATCATCTTCATTTCCTCTATTCGAAGCTTCTTGGAGTTCGTCTTACATTGCTATTACTTCCGTAATATATGGTTCCCAATTATGCTTCCGAACAATCAAAGTACCCCGCATAACACCGCTTCTCTCTCATCCCTGCAAGCTGACTGCGTCTACACCTGAGTCAACGTTAATCTTAACACAACTCACATGAGTCGGTCTCCACCCCTCATTCTCACTCCCGCCCGCTTCCCTTCTCCTATAACTCCTTCTTCTCGTCCCAGCACACACGTCTTCGCCCTCTTTAACCAATACGTCCCACATTCTCCTCACGATCCTCTATAGGTCCACGTAAACTCCGTCAAACACTGCCCTATTTCGTTGTTCCCAGATTGCCCAACACTCCATGAATTTTCCATAATCGCATCCCCTTTCTACTTCCACCGAGTCTCGACCCACTCCCTaaccatacatttcttttaaTCATTTACTTCAAAATAACCCAATTCAAATAAACCTGAAACAACGTACCGAAAATCTAAACAACCTCAATGCAAATAACCCGAAACAACACACCCGATCTGACTCAACCCGGACTAACTCGATTATACAACCCGACCATAATAACCACTCCATCATATAGTCTCACACCCCAAGTCACTTTCCCAAAAATTTCTCCCTTCAGTCTATTTGTCCAACAAAGTAGGTGATCGATCCATCATCATCTTCAGAAGATGGCAGCACTACGACGTCTAGCCGCCACGCGCCACCTCATCTCCGCCAACATCCAGCGTTCTCTCTCCGCCGCACCTTCCTCTCTCCGCCgtgacaaccaccaccacaacaacaacaaccctaTCCAATCACCTCACACAGTCACCCAGATCCCTCCCCTTTCTCCCCAATCTTCCTTCTCAAGTAattcattatttatttatttaattatttttatcgTTCGCTTTGATTGCGTAATTTGATTTGAATTCCGATTCGTTTTGTGATTGTTCTGCCGATTCATTTCCTGTTTGCCCTAATTTAGTCAATTGATGTGTTCCGTGTTCCGTGTTccgtcttaatcatttgtttaccttttattaaaATACGTCTCACCAAAGTAAACAATTGATTCCTccgtcttaatcatttgtttaccgaGAATAATGAAGTTAAATACGGAGTACTTGATTGAGACTGAGGGAGTATTCCGTTATGTGATTCATATAGACGTTAAGTCTTGCGATTGATATACTATGTTTTCcgtattaatcatttatttacctttgattaaaactACGTCTCACGAAGGTTAACAATTGATTCCTCCGTCATAAAAAAGTTAAATACTTGATTGAGACGGAGAGAGTATTCGGTACGTGATTCATATAGTGGTTAAGTCTTGCGATTGGTATACTACGTTTTCCgtcttaatcatttatttacctttgattaaaactAGGGTCTCTCAGAGAATAAACAAAAGGTAAACTATTGAATCCTCTggcttaatcatttgtttatctttgattgaAATACACTTGCATAGAAGAAAAATGTTAATTAATTGATTGAGACGGAGGAAGTATTCAGTTGTGTGATTAATATAGACGTCAATTCCTTCATTTTAAGCTGGCGTGATGGATATTCAGGGATTTAATATTTGATATTGCATGTCGATGTTGATGTACTATGTAGTTGCAATTATTGTCCAGTTGCTGTTATGCTGCGAATTATCAAAATGCTGGTTAAGTTGGTTTTGGGTGCTGTTTGTTGCTTTTATGAATTAATTGTGGCATAGCGTATCTAAGAATTTAGAACGGTGTCTGAGTAGAGGTATGGTTGGATATAGAAGGTATAGCTTGGGGCACTCCAAAATTTTCATGAAATGCTAAAATTGTGCCTTTGAATTGAAAATGAATTTAGTCTAGGAAAGTTTTAGTCGTTCCATTTTATTGGCCCCATTTGATCAAGGGTGATGTTAACGAATCAtgaatgtttgatgaaatacaaGGATTCTCTCCACTTCCTACAAAGAAATGGATGATCTGTTTTCTATCAATGATCCATACTTAATGATGAACGTGAGTTAGGGTTTATATGTAATCTTGTAAAGTAATGGAAGGTTGAAGGTGGAGAACGGAAAATGAGTTCAGTTACTTTACACATTTTAGAAGACGAAGTATGGATCCTTTAAATCTACACGTCGTCAAATGTAAATCGTTGATAAGAATCCGACCACCCCGGCACTCATTTCTTTGTAGAAAACTGAGAAGATTCTTACCCTGATTTATGGTTGAGTAACTATGTGTTTAGAATTCGGCGATCGAAGTTTAATGAAGAAGCCTAAGCTTTACTGTTTTATATTTTAGCTGTAGTAATAATTCACTAATTTGTGCTGCAAAATTTTGGACACATTAATAACTTTCAAATAACATCAATAACTTTGGACTTTGGAGCATTAGCATTAATTTGTGCTGCAAATTTAAATTTAGGAGACATTAATAACATTAATAGCTTTCAAATTTAGAGTTCGTGTGTCATCTTGTAAAGTAATGGAAATTGCGAAGGTGGACAAAGGAAAATGAGCTGACTTACTATAAACATTTTACAAGACAAAATATGGACCCTTAATCATACACATCCTTAAATGTAAGCCGTTGATAAGAATCCCGACCACCCCGGCAGCCATTTCTTTGTAGGAAATAGAGAAGATTCTTAATCTGATTTATCGTTGAGTAATTTATGTGTTTAGAAGGGTAACCCAAGTTGAACTGTTGAATTCAGAAGCTGCTAAGCTTCACTGTTGTATATTTTAGCTGTAGTAATTTGTGCTGCAAATTTAAAGATTAATAACTTTCAAATATTCTCCTTATCCCAGATGTGTTTGATCCTCTTGCTGCATCAACAAGGACCGCCACTCAAGGGCAGCTAATGAGCCACCCCATGGATAAGTGCAACCCGTCCGTCTCAGCATCTGGCATCTTGGGAACCGGATTAGCTATGGGTAGAGCTCGGGAACTACTTTTCCTTAACATGTACAAGTATGACGGGGTCAGGATGGAGATGAAGAGAAGTTTTTCTTCGAGTGGGAGTCCAGTGGAGCAGTCAAATGAGAAAGTTCAACCTAATGCTAATATCATGCGCCCACTATCTCCCCATCTTCCCATTTACAAGCCACAAACCAATTCGGTAGCATCCATCTTTAACAGAATCTCAGGGGCTTACCTATCTGCTCTCGTTATCGTCTTTTACCTTCTTACCATAAAAATGGGACCGATTTGCTTTACTTATTATCCTTTCTACCAAGTCTTCTTTTATGCATCAAAGTGCGCCCTAATATCTGGAGAGCTTGCTATCTTAGCCGTGGCTTATCATTTGTTTCACAGTTTTCCTCATCTGTTTTCGGATTTGGTAGCACAAATTACTCTCAGAGCGAAATCAATCA
Protein-coding sequences here:
- the LOC141619023 gene encoding uncharacterized protein LOC141619023; the encoded protein is MAGSSITSLHHNQYYANSISHLYPKTPYSYHKTPLLISLSFSPHRRRRRRNSLRNPNKNDSNSSNSSAHDYSSKLQFILDVDQLKSKTPISVIEGKIREFVDDGIEAYEDLRGLIRVEGGSNRVIVSCSEKSVRFVGGVLVWSCVVVVVIRVLVKLGLGFGGGWRGGFGKEEVVTRMDRSLGGKEVVVAKRGVVEGGGKRVGDVGRNVERDWEMAVSRNKERGERMKRLPGWWPVYVPRPVLEAGREEYQREAKLLTRAIMDDKLRGKDVSEEDIIELRRICKKSGIQLSFETDNARDSLYRLSVQNVISTCCRAGNPSVQIDGEDIPLFIAGLAYDVGLANFRAATIVSATVAAQTRQWFLQAWALEMQAKHLEAMEELRKICLIHHIFPPEPSSPEMEMVARGLQKHLSIDQREFLLTTLIGVCGHESRRSAAEALGLV